The following proteins are co-located in the Billgrantia tianxiuensis genome:
- a CDS encoding transposase, whose translation MPAMNTGKNTPKYSVEFNLNGVQWSHQPHRGVKGVAEALDIHPFMLSRWRKEYREGEFAMSKPKVPPDAKKQLKEQDEVSRRKRRNDFISVLFLLLAAGCADDSTERYKNLPQGGTLRKQKLIHMMFSLFLVRRNSIWSQESIKFNLRCQDF comes from the coding sequence ATGCCGGCCATGAATACGGGGAAGAACACCCCAAAGTACTCGGTTGAATTCAATCTGAATGGAGTTCAGTGGAGTCATCAGCCTCACCGGGGTGTCAAAGGCGTAGCCGAAGCACTGGATATCCACCCCTTCATGCTGTCACGCTGGCGCAAGGAATACCGGGAAGGGGAATTTGCCATGAGCAAGCCGAAGGTACCGCCAGACGCCAAGAAGCAGCTGAAGGAACAGGATGAGGTCAGCCGCCGCAAGCGCCGTAACGACTTTATCTCTGTATTATTTCTTTTATTGGCTGCAGGGTGCGCTGATGATTCAACAGAACGTTATAAAAACCTACCGCAGGGGGGTACATTGCGAAAGCAAAAACTAATACATATGATGTTTTCATTGTTTCTGGTGAGGCGAAACTCAATATGGTCTCAGGAAAGTATAAAGTTCAATCTGAGGTGCCAGGATTTCTAA
- a CDS encoding cupin domain-containing protein — protein sequence MKKISIGEKFGLFHEEWTPKIIAETNGQLVKLAKGSGELVWHKHENEDELFIVFKGQLTIQMHEGDVTLGPNEMFVVPKGVEHCPLAEPGTHFMMIEPGSTAHTGDLKTDVTVSAEDQEWI from the coding sequence ATGAAAAAAATTTCGATTGGCGAGAAATTTGGTCTGTTTCACGAGGAGTGGACTCCTAAGATAATCGCCGAAACTAACGGCCAGCTTGTAAAGCTTGCAAAGGGAAGCGGCGAGCTTGTGTGGCACAAGCACGAAAACGAAGATGAACTGTTTATCGTCTTTAAAGGGCAGCTCACCATACAGATGCATGAAGGAGATGTTACTTTAGGTCCAAATGAAATGTTCGTTGTGCCAAAGGGGGTTGAGCATTGTCCATTGGCGGAACCAGGGACACACTTTATGATGATTGAGCCTGGAAGCACGGCGCATACTGGCGACCTCAAGACTGATGTTACGGTCTCCGCCGAAGACCAAGAATGGATTTGA
- a CDS encoding LysE family translocator, whose translation MSIELWLAFVAASAVLLIIPGPTILTVISYSMTHGRRANVPLVAAVALGDSTALVVSLLGLGALLATSAFWFTVVKWAGGLYLLYLGIKLLRAGISAVELSAPAAPGSRWKLFANTYLVTALNPKGIVFFVAFLPQFINPSLAVTQQLWVLAVTFVAMAALNATLYAVFAGSARKFLSSPRAQRRFNLAGGSLLSAAGVWALLAKRPA comes from the coding sequence ATGTCAATCGAGCTATGGCTTGCCTTCGTTGCCGCATCTGCGGTGCTTCTCATCATTCCTGGTCCGACCATCCTCACGGTCATAAGCTACTCCATGACGCATGGCCGGCGTGCGAATGTGCCGCTCGTCGCTGCCGTTGCTCTCGGCGACTCAACGGCCTTGGTGGTATCTCTCCTCGGCTTAGGTGCACTCCTGGCAACCTCGGCTTTCTGGTTTACGGTCGTCAAATGGGCTGGCGGACTGTATTTGCTTTACCTTGGCATCAAGCTCCTGCGCGCTGGCATTTCTGCCGTGGAGCTGTCTGCGCCGGCTGCGCCGGGATCACGTTGGAAGCTGTTCGCGAACACCTACCTGGTCACCGCGCTCAATCCGAAGGGCATCGTATTCTTCGTTGCCTTTCTGCCGCAGTTCATCAATCCAAGCTTGGCCGTCACGCAACAGCTTTGGGTCTTGGCAGTCACATTCGTAGCAATGGCCGCGCTCAACGCAACGCTGTATGCAGTATTTGCTGGCTCGGCGCGAAAGTTTCTGTCCTCGCCACGGGCGCAACGACGCTTCAACCTGGCAGGTGGTTCGCTGCTCTCAGCAGCTGGCGTGTGGGCACTCCTCGCAAAGCGTCCTGCATGA
- a CDS encoding DUF6998 domain-containing protein — translation MHLSELTIKELLQLQAAATNELRVRGIVRTQNNPLGDYTEWLVAEALGLELQANSMAGYDGITKDGVRIQIKGRRVTPGNDSRQLSAIRKYAEKDFDALAAIIYDEDFNVLEALLIPHEVVGDYASYREHVNAHILILKGPVLSDPRVQCFKHVLGSLQGQARL, via the coding sequence ATGCATCTCAGTGAGCTGACAATTAAAGAACTTCTGCAGCTTCAGGCTGCCGCGACCAATGAGCTTAGAGTCAGGGGTATAGTCAGAACTCAAAATAATCCGCTGGGTGATTATACAGAGTGGCTGGTGGCAGAGGCCTTGGGTCTTGAGCTTCAGGCCAACTCAATGGCGGGATATGACGGCATCACCAAGGATGGTGTGCGTATTCAGATAAAGGGGCGTCGTGTGACCCCCGGAAATGATTCACGTCAGCTAAGTGCTATCAGGAAGTACGCTGAGAAGGACTTTGATGCTCTGGCGGCCATAATTTACGACGAGGACTTCAATGTCCTTGAAGCATTGTTGATTCCTCACGAGGTTGTGGGAGATTATGCTTCGTATCGTGAGCATGTGAATGCTCATATTCTGATACTGAAAGGACCAGTCTTGAGTGACCCAAGAGTTCAGTGCTTTAAACATGTGCTGGGCAGTTTGCAAGGCCAAGCACGGCTATAG
- the arsN2 gene encoding arsenic resistance N-acetyltransferase ArsN2, whose product MEKIAYSQEVRDLLVACDLPVADLRDDGGVCFFGLRHQSDLVGVIGVEVCGDYGLLRSLAISATHRGNGLGQKLVAFSEEWATCSGLKALYLLTNTADNFFKRLGYEVLTRSEAPNVITETQQFSGLCPDSSIFMGKGLV is encoded by the coding sequence ATGGAGAAAATTGCCTACAGCCAAGAAGTTAGAGATCTCTTGGTTGCTTGTGACCTGCCAGTTGCTGATTTGCGGGATGATGGCGGCGTTTGTTTCTTTGGCCTTCGTCATCAAAGTGATCTAGTGGGCGTCATAGGGGTTGAGGTATGCGGTGATTATGGACTGCTTCGCTCGCTCGCTATTTCTGCAACCCATCGAGGAAATGGCCTTGGTCAGAAGCTTGTGGCATTTTCTGAAGAGTGGGCAACTTGCTCTGGCCTAAAAGCGCTATATCTTCTGACAAACACAGCTGATAATTTCTTCAAGCGCTTGGGCTACGAGGTACTAACTCGCTCGGAGGCTCCAAACGTCATCACTGAGACACAGCAATTTTCTGGGCTATGCCCGGACTCATCAATTTTCATGGGTAAAGGGCTTGTGTAA
- a CDS encoding integrase core domain-containing protein, whose amino-acid sequence MLESLGQARAFIDRWIRHYNEERSNQSLGHVAP is encoded by the coding sequence CTGCTTGAGTCACTGGGCCAAGCCAGAGCGTTCATCGATCGTTGGATTCGGCACTACAACGAAGAACGGTCAAATCAGTCTTTGGGCCATGTGGCGCCCTAA
- a CDS encoding DUF1304 domain-containing protein produces the protein MLIIAANIVVFLVAALHVYILILEMFFWDKPLGRRAFGLSADFAVQTKTLAANQGLYNGFLAAGLFWGLALGQAGFSIKVFFLLCVFVAGVYGGLTANKKILLIQAVPAALGLVLLFLAA, from the coding sequence GTGCTTATCATCGCCGCCAATATCGTTGTATTCCTTGTCGCAGCCTTGCACGTCTACATCCTCATCCTGGAGATGTTCTTTTGGGACAAGCCGCTGGGGAGAAGGGCCTTTGGCTTGAGCGCCGATTTCGCAGTGCAGACGAAGACGTTGGCGGCAAACCAAGGCCTGTACAACGGCTTCCTGGCGGCAGGGCTCTTCTGGGGCCTTGCCCTTGGCCAAGCTGGATTCTCCATCAAAGTCTTCTTCCTGCTTTGCGTCTTCGTCGCTGGGGTCTACGGCGGCCTGACGGCAAACAAGAAGATTCTCCTCATTCAAGCGGTTCCCGCTGCGCTGGGTCTCGTTCTGCTGTTCCTGGCTGCGTAA
- a CDS encoding putative bifunctional diguanylate cyclase/phosphodiesterase, with the protein MGGWAAGRLGGDEFLLIIDSLPKQPDKAANLAEELADRIRIVVAEPYSIDGIQHFLSASQGVAMFDGSSDVETLFKLADAACHHAKLAGRDTICFHDDATQAVMEARNETRRDLRLALQRGEFRLVYQLQYDADHRPLGAEALIRWQHPSRGMVSPAEFIPLAEESGLIVPLGDWVLEQACRQLVAWQQQAATAHLTLAVNVSARQFKEPDFVERIERVLTASGANPHRLKLELTESSLLDDVEAGIDKMRRLKRLGIRFALDDFGTGYSSLQYLKRLPLDQIKIDQSFVNDLLLSGDDMAIVRTIIAMGVSLQLEVVAEGVETAHQLGWLVEAGCHVFQGYYFCKPLPIDQIELPLAPIAVS; encoded by the coding sequence TTGGGCGGTTGGGCGGCTGGGCGGCTGGGCGGCGATGAGTTTCTCCTCATCATCGACTCCCTGCCCAAGCAGCCGGACAAGGCGGCCAATCTGGCGGAAGAGCTGGCCGATCGAATCCGGATCGTCGTGGCCGAGCCCTACTCCATCGATGGGATTCAGCACTTCCTCTCGGCAAGCCAGGGCGTGGCGATGTTCGACGGCTCGAGCGACGTCGAGACCCTGTTCAAGCTGGCAGATGCCGCCTGTCACCATGCCAAGCTGGCCGGTCGCGACACCATTTGCTTCCATGACGATGCCACCCAAGCCGTCATGGAAGCGCGCAACGAAACCAGGCGCGATCTGCGCTTAGCCCTACAGCGTGGCGAGTTCCGACTCGTCTATCAGCTTCAGTACGACGCCGATCATCGGCCGCTGGGAGCCGAGGCGCTGATCCGCTGGCAGCACCCGTCTCGCGGTATGGTGTCGCCGGCGGAGTTCATCCCGCTGGCTGAGGAGAGTGGCCTGATCGTGCCCCTCGGCGATTGGGTTCTCGAACAGGCGTGTCGGCAGCTGGTGGCCTGGCAGCAGCAAGCGGCTACGGCACATCTGACCCTGGCCGTGAACGTCAGCGCCCGACAGTTCAAGGAACCGGATTTCGTCGAGCGTATTGAACGGGTACTCACCGCTAGTGGCGCCAATCCCCACCGCTTGAAACTGGAGCTGACGGAGAGCAGCCTGCTGGACGACGTCGAGGCCGGAATCGACAAGATGCGGCGCTTGAAGCGTCTCGGCATCCGGTTCGCCCTGGACGACTTCGGCACCGGCTACTCTTCGCTGCAGTACCTCAAACGGCTACCGCTGGATCAGATCAAGATCGACCAGAGTTTCGTCAACGATCTGCTGCTGAGCGGCGATGACATGGCCATCGTGCGAACCATCATCGCCATGGGAGTATCCCTGCAGCTCGAGGTAGTGGCTGAAGGCGTGGAAACCGCCCACCAGCTCGGCTGGCTCGTCGAGGCGGGCTGTCATGTGTTCCAGGGCTATTACTTCTGCAAGCCGCTTCCTATCGACCAAATCGAGCTGCCACTAGCTCCAATCGCGGTGAGCTGA
- a CDS encoding sensor domain-containing diguanylate cyclase translates to MKSNRPLIWIFLLPTLVVLIPALLFGLASVQVLKEKMTQNHAVQSADMAALLQAANYTQSLGELHQGVVDMLQQADRGELSALASYRLHSSFVNELATLGGQIQTLTETPLMIDLNHGSAQHLREAFEGYRRFIIMAGDIATVDATRARHYLDEAQHEFLRFSMLTGHLSSKLAQRSGERTSDAYQDTLGHFNTLLLFGGAILALMLVAAFYSARILNRHLLIIAEGLLALSHPHREVPELPRVQRLAELGRGQLQQLALAVLRLRESEARRLVAERKAHQLAHFDGLTELPNWRMMSEHLAHSLMLCQRNGQHGALIYLDLDLFQQINDSYGHRTGDRLLREVAQRLRTFQQEGCMVGRLGGWAAGRR, encoded by the coding sequence ATGAAGTCGAACCGACCGCTCATCTGGATCTTTCTTCTGCCCACTCTGGTGGTGCTGATCCCTGCCCTGCTGTTCGGTCTTGCCTCGGTGCAGGTGCTCAAGGAAAAGATGACTCAGAACCACGCCGTTCAGTCGGCGGACATGGCCGCTCTGCTGCAGGCCGCCAACTACACTCAGAGCCTGGGCGAGCTACATCAGGGCGTAGTGGACATGCTGCAGCAGGCCGACCGGGGCGAGCTGTCGGCGCTTGCCAGCTATCGGCTGCATTCGAGCTTCGTCAACGAGCTTGCCACCCTGGGCGGGCAGATACAGACGTTGACCGAAACGCCGCTGATGATCGATTTGAACCACGGCAGTGCCCAACATTTGCGCGAGGCTTTCGAAGGCTATCGGCGCTTCATCATCATGGCCGGCGACATCGCCACCGTGGATGCCACCCGAGCCCGACATTACCTGGACGAGGCACAGCATGAATTCCTGCGCTTCTCCATGCTCACGGGGCACCTTTCGTCCAAGCTGGCGCAGCGCAGCGGCGAGCGCACCAGCGATGCCTATCAGGACACTCTTGGGCACTTCAACACGCTGCTGCTGTTTGGCGGGGCGATCCTGGCACTGATGCTGGTCGCCGCCTTTTACTCCGCCCGGATCCTGAATCGTCACCTGCTGATCATCGCCGAAGGGCTGCTCGCGCTTTCCCATCCCCACCGTGAGGTTCCCGAGCTGCCGCGAGTTCAGCGTCTTGCCGAACTGGGGCGGGGTCAGTTGCAGCAGCTTGCCCTGGCGGTGCTGCGGCTGCGTGAAAGCGAGGCACGTCGACTCGTAGCCGAACGCAAGGCGCACCAGTTGGCCCACTTCGATGGCCTGACGGAACTGCCCAACTGGCGCATGATGAGCGAGCACCTGGCGCATTCATTGATGCTGTGTCAGCGCAACGGCCAGCATGGGGCGCTGATCTACCTGGATCTCGATCTCTTCCAGCAGATCAACGACAGCTACGGCCATCGTACCGGCGACCGCTTGCTGCGCGAGGTTGCCCAGCGACTGCGCACCTTCCAGCAGGAGGGGTGTATGGTTGGGCGGTTGGGCGGCTGGGCGGCTGGGCGGCGATGA
- a CDS encoding histidine phosphatase family protein, with amino-acid sequence MPYSRLTLACLLCLASLFAWADEHVAVEPSDELLASLHQGGYVYYMRHGPTDTTLPDRVPVDFDDCATQRPLSDEGRELMATVAEHMARHAWPIEDPVLVSPFCRTQETARILFPNKPQQIDELLRYTAAMTDDEKQPVSEHTDRMLSLPVEGSANRMIVAHGPNLADLMEYFPAEGTLVIFSPLGEAGYLYRASIPPELWPSLASQAP; translated from the coding sequence TTGCCCTATTCCCGCCTGACGTTGGCGTGCCTGCTGTGTCTCGCCAGCCTGTTCGCCTGGGCGGATGAGCACGTGGCAGTCGAGCCCAGCGACGAGCTGTTGGCTTCCCTTCACCAGGGCGGCTATGTGTACTACATGCGCCATGGGCCGACTGACACGACACTTCCCGACCGGGTGCCGGTCGACTTCGACGACTGTGCTACCCAGCGGCCCCTGAGCGACGAGGGCCGTGAACTCATGGCGACTGTCGCCGAGCACATGGCGCGGCACGCCTGGCCCATCGAGGATCCCGTTCTCGTCTCGCCCTTCTGCCGAACGCAGGAGACCGCTCGGATCCTGTTCCCGAACAAGCCCCAGCAGATCGACGAGCTGCTGCGCTATACCGCCGCGATGACGGACGACGAGAAGCAGCCCGTGAGCGAGCACACTGACAGGATGCTCTCGCTGCCGGTCGAGGGCAGCGCCAACCGCATGATCGTGGCCCATGGCCCCAATCTCGCCGACCTCATGGAATACTTCCCAGCCGAAGGCACCCTGGTGATCTTCTCGCCGCTCGGTGAGGCGGGTTATCTCTACCGTGCCAGCATTCCACCGGAGCTGTGGCCATCGCTGGCCTCCCAAGCACCGTAA
- a CDS encoding DUF4238 domain-containing protein, with translation MLNAQGCSSNIRTRGPITVKFMAIKRQHFVPQGFLKGFSDPEYPSGKMIWKYEKRYDNPPRLVSTKSVAWSSFYYAQENDEGEKDTDTLETIFAQTLDNEVPKIIQSIEAKPNTKVALSDEYIGILAYFIGLSFTRVPSFRDGINELHTQIAQRMLEVAATHEPFIAAGLEKYGIKATAKEWVSLRPMLEAADRISESCLSKEWQFFVPHNDVKLITSDNPVHFSLPKSAGNIMAGPGHPAVEIIVNLRSDLALVCTPPRTGGNFNTYQLDKVNSRRLNTGTARAAQNQIYASQKLDGLSKLIKKYANESQSLIM, from the coding sequence TTGTTGAACGCGCAGGGGTGTTCATCCAATATCAGGACGCGCGGTCCAATCACTGTTAAATTTATGGCTATAAAAAGACAACACTTCGTACCACAAGGTTTTCTTAAGGGGTTTTCCGATCCAGAATATCCTAGTGGAAAAATGATATGGAAGTATGAGAAACGATATGACAACCCACCAAGGCTTGTGTCAACGAAGTCTGTTGCTTGGAGCTCTTTTTACTACGCGCAGGAAAATGACGAAGGAGAAAAAGATACTGATACCTTAGAAACAATTTTTGCTCAAACGTTAGATAATGAGGTTCCTAAAATAATCCAAAGTATCGAGGCAAAACCTAATACTAAGGTAGCTTTGTCAGATGAGTATATTGGAATACTTGCCTATTTTATTGGGCTCTCTTTCACGAGAGTTCCTAGTTTTCGTGATGGTATCAATGAGCTTCATACACAAATCGCTCAGCGGATGCTGGAAGTGGCTGCAACCCACGAGCCTTTTATCGCAGCGGGGCTAGAAAAATACGGAATTAAAGCGACAGCAAAGGAGTGGGTTAGCTTGAGACCCATGCTGGAGGCAGCAGATAGGATATCTGAATCGTGCCTATCTAAAGAGTGGCAATTTTTCGTTCCTCATAATGATGTAAAGCTAATAACTTCAGATAATCCTGTCCATTTTTCATTACCTAAGTCTGCTGGGAATATAATGGCAGGCCCTGGTCATCCTGCAGTCGAAATAATTGTGAATCTGAGATCTGATCTCGCGTTAGTTTGTACGCCGCCCAGAACTGGTGGAAATTTCAACACTTATCAACTGGATAAAGTTAATTCTAGAAGGTTAAATACTGGAACAGCGAGAGCAGCGCAGAATCAAATATATGCAAGCCAGAAATTGGATGGCTTATCAAAATTAATAAAAAAATATGCAAATGAGTCCCAGTCGCTCATCATGTAA
- a CDS encoding SEFIR domain-containing protein: MEAPKLFISYSWSNPTHEQWVIDLANELAESGVHVILDKWDLKEGHDSVSFMEKMVTDPQITKVAMICDEVYASKADGRSGGVGTETQIISREVYENQEQGKFVAIIPERDAQGKAYLPTYYKSRIYIDLSEPDNYADNFEKLLRWIYDKPLYTRPEIGKRPSFLDESDGISLGTAAAHKRAISAIKERKSFASGALDEYLSTFVSNLERFRITEKEGEFDDQVIDSIEKFLPCRNELISLFVTLAQYAPEEESIQKIHRFFESLIPYMSRPENVNSWSEWDFDNFKFIVHEIFLYAIAILIKHERFDEVNLLLTQQYYVAGRSDYGKYVMVGYDAFWEYLRSLEHRNNRLELRRLSVHADLLEQRSKHSGIEFRYLMQADFVLFMRSEIMQADFYSRWFPDTLLYVGRFHSAFEIFARASSKSYFEKVKCVLGIDSPSDLSELMEAYKTDRQRLPRWQFESFSPSVLIGYDQLATKA, from the coding sequence ATGGAAGCCCCAAAATTATTTATTTCATATAGCTGGTCTAATCCAACGCATGAGCAGTGGGTGATTGATTTAGCTAACGAACTGGCCGAATCAGGTGTTCACGTAATTCTTGATAAATGGGATCTTAAAGAAGGACATGATTCGGTTTCCTTTATGGAAAAAATGGTTACCGACCCGCAGATAACCAAGGTGGCTATGATATGTGACGAGGTATATGCATCGAAGGCAGATGGCAGATCCGGTGGTGTGGGCACAGAAACTCAAATTATCTCACGTGAGGTGTATGAAAATCAGGAACAAGGAAAGTTTGTAGCCATAATTCCCGAGAGAGATGCACAAGGTAAGGCGTACTTACCCACATACTACAAATCGAGAATATATATCGATTTAAGTGAGCCTGATAACTATGCAGACAATTTCGAAAAATTGCTGCGTTGGATATATGATAAACCCCTATATACTAGGCCAGAAATAGGTAAGCGACCATCCTTTCTTGACGAGTCAGACGGAATATCTTTGGGGACTGCGGCGGCACACAAACGGGCTATTTCGGCTATCAAAGAAAGGAAGTCGTTCGCATCAGGGGCGCTAGATGAGTATTTGTCCACTTTTGTTAGCAATCTTGAAAGGTTCCGAATCACAGAAAAGGAAGGTGAGTTTGACGATCAGGTTATTGATAGTATCGAAAAGTTTCTTCCTTGTCGGAATGAATTGATTAGTTTGTTTGTCACTCTTGCTCAATATGCTCCAGAAGAAGAAAGCATACAGAAAATTCACCGATTTTTCGAATCCTTGATCCCGTATATGAGTAGGCCAGAAAATGTTAATAGCTGGAGCGAATGGGATTTCGACAACTTCAAATTTATTGTTCATGAAATTTTTTTATATGCGATTGCGATCCTCATCAAGCATGAAAGATTTGATGAGGTAAATCTGTTGTTGACACAGCAGTACTATGTGGCTGGAAGATCCGACTATGGTAAGTATGTAATGGTTGGCTATGACGCTTTTTGGGAATATTTACGTTCATTGGAGCACAGGAATAATCGGCTAGAGCTAAGGCGGTTATCTGTTCATGCGGATCTTCTTGAGCAAAGAAGTAAGCATTCTGGCATAGAGTTTCGTTATCTGATGCAGGCTGACTTTGTGCTGTTTATGCGGTCAGAAATAATGCAAGCTGACTTTTATTCTCGTTGGTTTCCTGATACGCTGTTGTACGTTGGTAGATTTCATAGTGCGTTTGAAATCTTTGCTCGAGCATCATCAAAATCATATTTTGAGAAAGTTAAGTGTGTCCTAGGTATAGATAGCCCTTCTGACCTAAGTGAATTAATGGAAGCTTATAAGACAGATCGTCAGCGACTGCCAAGGTGGCAGTTTGAGTCATTTAGCCCGTCGGTTTTAATTGGCTACGATCAGCTAGCAACAAAGGCATAA
- a CDS encoding zinc-dependent alcohol dehydrogenase family protein: MTRVIRFYEHGGPDVLRIENIELSPPAQGEVQIRVKALGLNRAEALLRAGKYIETPTLPSGLGLEAAGIVEATGEGVVGFAQGDAISAVPPLSMVRWPTYGERINFPAEFVVKHPASLDWATAAAVWMPYLTAYGALINIAGLGKGEHVVVTAASSSVGLAAIQIANSIGAIPIAVTRTSAKRDALLEQGAAHVVVSGEEDLAARLSAIAGPEGARVVLDPVGGSIFEPLTAAMAREGILIEYGGLSNEPTPFPLFTALSKSLTLRGYLVHEITGNPARLEAAKRFILDGLASGALKPVIARTFEFDQIVEAHRYLESNEQLGKVVVRV; the protein is encoded by the coding sequence ATGACACGTGTCATTCGCTTTTACGAACATGGCGGCCCGGATGTCCTTCGCATCGAGAACATCGAACTGTCGCCCCCTGCACAGGGAGAGGTTCAGATCCGGGTAAAGGCGCTGGGACTGAACCGCGCAGAAGCGTTGCTGCGCGCAGGAAAGTACATTGAAACGCCGACACTGCCCTCAGGCCTTGGGCTAGAGGCAGCCGGCATCGTCGAAGCAACCGGTGAGGGCGTGGTGGGCTTCGCTCAGGGCGATGCCATCAGCGCGGTGCCACCGTTGTCGATGGTCCGGTGGCCAACCTATGGCGAACGAATCAACTTCCCAGCCGAGTTCGTCGTCAAGCACCCTGCCTCACTCGACTGGGCGACCGCCGCTGCCGTTTGGATGCCGTACCTGACTGCTTACGGTGCGCTGATCAACATTGCCGGACTTGGCAAAGGCGAGCACGTCGTGGTGACAGCCGCTTCCAGTAGCGTAGGGTTGGCCGCGATACAGATTGCTAACAGTATTGGCGCTATTCCCATCGCCGTTACCCGCACATCCGCCAAGCGGGATGCCCTGCTCGAACAAGGGGCAGCCCATGTTGTGGTTTCAGGTGAGGAAGACCTGGCGGCACGATTGTCGGCGATTGCCGGGCCAGAGGGAGCAAGGGTTGTGCTGGACCCGGTAGGCGGCTCGATCTTCGAACCACTGACGGCCGCGATGGCTCGTGAGGGAATACTGATCGAATACGGCGGCCTGAGCAACGAACCCACGCCATTCCCGTTGTTTACCGCACTGAGCAAGTCGCTGACTCTTCGCGGCTACCTTGTCCACGAGATCACCGGGAATCCGGCGCGACTCGAGGCCGCCAAGCGCTTCATTCTCGACGGGCTCGCCTCTGGGGCGCTAAAGCCGGTCATCGCCAGAACCTTTGAGTTCGACCAGATTGTTGAGGCACATCGCTACCTGGAATCGAACGAGCAGCTCGGCAAAGTCGTCGTTCGGGTTTGA
- a CDS encoding LysR family transcriptional regulator, which produces MAVFVKAVELGSFTAAAEALELSGPMVGKYVRFLEERLGVRLIARTTRRQSLTDFGRAYYERCRMVLAEADAADALVIDQLNEPHGKLRVTMPVHFGRRCVAPVLLKLAQQYPALELDLSFNDRFTDLADDGYDLAIRTGSSETSPGLVARRVAQQRMVVCASPSYIERNGEPQQVNELASHQAVIYRRSGRVRPWLFPQEDLPAAAITPIHRMRFDDLAAVADAATLGMGMAWLPYWLVRERIESGDLILLLPEEPCFLYDAYAMWLPTPHLPRRVRLAVEALTEALPAMMG; this is translated from the coding sequence ATGGCCGTCTTCGTCAAAGCCGTTGAGCTGGGCTCCTTCACGGCTGCCGCGGAAGCTTTGGAACTCTCCGGGCCGATGGTTGGCAAGTACGTGAGATTTCTTGAGGAGCGCCTGGGTGTGCGACTCATCGCCCGAACTACGCGCCGCCAGAGCTTGACGGACTTCGGGCGGGCGTACTACGAGCGATGCCGGATGGTGCTGGCAGAAGCGGATGCGGCCGATGCACTCGTCATCGATCAATTGAACGAGCCACACGGGAAGTTACGTGTGACCATGCCCGTGCATTTCGGCCGCCGCTGTGTGGCGCCGGTACTGCTGAAGCTCGCTCAGCAATACCCAGCACTTGAGCTGGATCTATCGTTCAACGATCGCTTCACCGATCTTGCCGATGATGGCTATGATCTGGCGATTCGCACCGGCAGCTCGGAGACAAGCCCGGGGTTGGTCGCCCGCCGCGTTGCACAGCAGCGTATGGTCGTCTGCGCGTCGCCCAGCTACATCGAACGGAATGGTGAGCCGCAGCAGGTCAATGAGCTCGCCAGTCACCAGGCGGTCATCTACCGGCGCTCCGGCAGGGTCCGTCCTTGGTTGTTTCCCCAAGAAGACCTGCCGGCAGCGGCGATAACCCCCATCCACCGCATGCGCTTCGACGATCTCGCCGCCGTCGCCGATGCGGCGACCCTAGGCATGGGGATGGCGTGGCTCCCTTACTGGCTTGTGCGCGAACGTATCGAATCTGGTGACTTGATACTGTTGCTGCCCGAGGAGCCCTGTTTCCTTTACGACGCCTATGCCATGTGGCTGCCGACGCCCCACCTCCCGCGTCGGGTGCGTCTCGCGGTCGAGGCTCTAACTGAGGCGCTACCGGCCATGATGGGCTGA